Part of the Armatimonadota bacterium genome is shown below.
GTAGCGTTTGCTCCAATGCTTGCGCCACGCTTAACTAGTGTTTTGTGATAGTGTTTGCTCGACGCTCTGGGATATTCGGCACGAGGAGTAATAACATTGGTAAAGACCATGCTTGGCCCGCAAAACACGAAGTCCTCGAGTACTACCCCCTCATAGATCGACACATTGTTTTGCACTTTGCATTTGTTGCCAACCTTGACGTTCGGCGCTACGCAGACGTTTTGGCCGAGATTGCAGCCCTCGCCGATTTCCGCGCCGGACATGATATGGCTGAAATGCCAGATTTTCGTGCCTTTACCGATTTTTGCGCATTCATCGACATATGCTGATTCGTGCACAAAATAGTCGCTCATAGCTTATACCCCTACCTCTCAGACGTTATATTATTGCCTGGGTCTATCGAGAATGTCAGCGATCTTTTCAGATGCATCGCCATTGCCATATGGGTGCTCGTCC
Proteins encoded:
- a CDS encoding acyltransferase, which gives rise to MSDYFVHESAYVDECAKIGKGTKIWHFSHIMSGAEIGEGCNLGQNVCVAPNVKVGNKCKVQNNVSIYEGVVLEDFVFCGPSMVFTNVITPRAEYPRASSKHYHKTLVKRGASIGANATIRCGITLHECAFVAAGAVVTKDVPSYALVAGVPAKIIGWMSAYGDIMDFSKSDTFTDSIGHTYKKMSDTEVIKIG